TTTTATCGCTCCTCAGTTTATTGTACATTGTACATATCATTTTTTTGCGGGGCATTGTATATATTATTGTGTTACTATTATTATATCTTCAAAGTAGTAATTTTCGACGGCCGCAAGCAGTGCGGTCACACACGAGTAGATGGTTcccatacttatctctattgttcaCGAGTTCTATCTTATCACCTACTTTACAACTCACAAACAGACGTAGACGTGTTTAAGAGTAGAACTGGTAACTTGTCTCTGACGCGTTTTCATTTATTGTTCATCAGTTCTATCTTATCACTCGCTTTACAACTCACAAACGCGCATAGACGGTTCTAAGAGTAGAAATGGTAACTTGTATCGGACGCGTTTCCGTTCATTGTTCACGAGTTCTATCTTATCACCCGCTTTACAGCTCACAGACAGGCGTATACGGCTTTAAGAGTAGAAATAGTAACGGATGCGTTTCCGTGGTTCACGTGGTCTTCCGTTTCTTCGATATATTATTATATTAATTAATTGTTTGTATTTAGCTTTATATTTGATTTCTTTTACAATTATTATTTGTATTTTCAACTTAATAAAACCCCAATCTTGAATTCTTAGGCAGCAAAACTAGCCCGAAGAGGGAACACAGACCAGAGAGAAACCACCCCAAAACCAGAACAAACCCTCCCTCGCCTTCCCAggccccttccccttcccctccgCCCTCTCCTCTTCGGCGGCAAATTCAAGCTCGGGAGCTCGCAACCGTGGTTAGCACCTCTCTACCCATATTCTCTGATAAGCTCCAGCCTTTAACCGGAACTCTCCGGGATTCCTGATATCTTCTTCTCGCGATTTTTCTGCGCCAAGATTGATTCGATCTTGCCCGCgcagggagtacatatttctctagGGTTTTAGCGGGCCCGCGAAGGAGCGGACTTAGGCGGAGCCTTCCTGATGGCGGCCGCGAAGGCAGATGCAAAGGCGGAACcaactggcggcggcggcggcggcggcggcggctcgttcACCGAGGAGAGGCTCTCCGAGAAGCTCAATAAGCTCAGCAGCTCAGCGGCGAGCATCCAGAGTATCCTTTTTATTTATTCAGACGTCCTTATCGCACGCTCGCAAATTCAGCAGCATAGCTTGTGGTTTCTCCTTGTTGTAGTCTTGCTTGTTTTAGTATTATGGTGAATAGAACCCTAAACTGCAAGGTGGAAGAGGACAAAAAACTGGCCTACAAGATCCCGTGGTGTTCCATGCCTGCGCCATTTGATTGGTTTATTTGAACGGTCTTTTTTTCTCCATAAATGCTTAGTATTGTTTATTGGTGTGCACAAGTACAACTTTTTTTTTTGATGGAAAGCACGAGTACAACTCATAAGAATGCATATGGGTGTAGTTGTAAACTGACTAATATCTCTGTAGCTCCTGGATTATTATTTTGATCTCCCAGGCTTCTTATatgagaaacttagttttacctgtCGTATTTGAAATGTATATAAATGAGCCTGAGTACATGTTTCGGATATTCAATCAGTATCGGGGCGTATCAAGTTCGTGTCGTAACTTTTTGTCTGAAAGAAAATTTGTGTGGTAATTTTGGTTTGTTGAGTACTTGTGTTTGTGCTGTCAATGCTTGCTTTCCTTCTATTTTAAATCCTGGGGTAAATATGTTTAGCACTGTTGACTTTGAATGATGGTCTCTACAAGAAATGACATGTGATGGCAGGAACTGTTAGGAGTCTAAGTTGCAGTGCAGTAGCCCTCTCTAGGTTGCCTGGAGTTCTCGTTGCCCAGCTAGCAAATTAGTCTGCACAACTTTTAACGTCGCCGCTTCCTCTAACATGGGATTAGAGTTAGAATGTGGTTCAAAAAATCAAACTATTCCTTCTGGTTGCCAGTTGACCTACCCCACTCCCCTTGGTTAGTTGCTTGAACAATCTTTATGGCATaattattttgatggtatgtatctaTTATGTCTCCAGGATTGCAGTAACATTTTTCTGCACTGATCCACTGAGGTTGCATTGGCAAAATATCTCAACTTTTTTAATGTTATTGATCATATGCCCTTGACTTTGAGCCAGTTAATCAGTTGGCTGAACTGTATCTTACACCATCATTGGTTACACAATCACAATAGACAATTTATTGGAAAGAGTATATTTGGAGTTTGAGGAAGAAGAGAGCATTCATCATGCAAATGCTTTTGCATGGACAAAAATGCGGATCATATGATTGTTTGCATATCTTTGTGCTTGTGTCTTCTGTAAATAAGTCTAAGGCACGTCATGCTATACATGCTATATGCTAATGTTATACCATTTTAAAAACTTAAAAGTTACTCTTTGTTTATCATTTCAAACTTTTAATCAAGTCTTCTGAAGCTACAAAATACAAACTTTGGTGTGTTTCTTTGCAAATGACTCGAGTTTTTAAGCATAGTATTCCCTCCTTTTGTGGCCTCCAACCCTTCTAATTCTGCCAGTAGGTATTTAATATGCAAAAACGTTAATTATGAAAGTCAAACGGGATGACTGAGAGTGCGATATTAACATGTGGTTGGCCAGGTTACAGATATGGCAAAGAATTCTGTATTAACATGTGGAAGTATGAGTATGTGTCCCACTTTCTTATATGATGGTATACTCAACTTTGATTTACTTACATCCTGTGCTATGATTATATTTTCGTATGGCATGGATAAATTCCAGTTTTCTGGAGTATCGAATGCCAGCTTTAGTTAGTTGCTTTTCTTTATCCTTTGCTATGCAATGTATACTGCCGTAGCTTGTCTATTGTATTCCTTTATTCGTAAGCAGCACTTTCAAATTGGTGCATATTTCATCGAAAGAGAGCCAGAAGGGTTGTCGATACATGGCAGAGGCAGTTTAATAATGCAACAACCGATAAGAAAGTATCATTCCTGTATCTGTCAAATGACATCCTGCAAAACAGCAAACGCAAGGGAGGAGAATTTGTGAATGAGTTCTGGAGGATTCTTCCTGGGTTACTGAAAGATTTCTACGAAAATGGGGGACAAGATGGAAAGAAAGTAGTGGCAAGATTAGTAAGTTGCTTCTATTTCATAGTTAAGAAAGTCCATTTGTTCTCTAGACTTTTCCAGGAATTCTGAGGGGGTGAAATGTGGCGGTGCCATCATAATGCTACAGTTACCATCAACTTAGTTGTTTAGCGAACTATTAGGGTGCATATCATGCTGTTGTATTTTATTTTGACTATTCATCTATTATCCTGATATTCACGCACTGCAAGAGTGAAATTACCTTTTGTGGTGAATTTAAGAAATAAATTCATTATTGTGATTGCAAGGTCAAGGTCCAAAAGAATAACTTCTCAATTTTGTTGGGCTGTATCTGCAGATAGGGATTTGGGACGAGCGGAAGGTTTTTGGAACACGGAGTGAAAGTCTGAAGGACATTCTTGGTGACAATCCTCCTCCATTAAATAACAACAGCACTACTTCAAATCCTACCTCCAAGCCCTCTTCAGTTTCGAAATCTTCTCAGAGGGATACCGGTCCAATAATAAAAGTAAAGTGTCAATTGTTTTCCACTGACATCATTTTTGTTCCTCTTGTACTTATTATTGATTCAGTATATTGGGATGAATTTGGGAGTGATAGCTCGTGTTGTTGTTTGTCTTTCACTGTAGAAACTGACTGTTAGCGGGATGCCTGAAAAGATTATAACTGCATACCAATCTGTACTTGATCAATATTTTGACGAAGACACAGCTTTAAACAAATGTAAGATTACAGTGAGTGTTTTGGAGAAGATGAATAAAGATGTAGATGAGGCTTGTACTAATGGTAAGGATTTTGCTTGCTTCACTAAGTCCAAATGTTAGGGACAACTGCCTGCCATTGTGTAATGTTTAACTCGCTTTTTTTTCTTGCGTTTGTTATCTTGATGTGTCTTGTGTCATGATTGTTACAGTACTATTTTACATCCAGTTCCATCACTATTTAAAGCTACTACATGCTACCCCACGCTGCTGCAGGAATTGAATATATTTCAATGAGATTGGAACATGAATATTTGGATTAATAATACGAGAACTAAaactgaacatatatatatatatatatatatgtatgtatgtatgtatgtatgtatgtatgtatgtatgtatgtatgtatatttgAGTTTTTTGACTATCTATTTGACCCTTCCCCGGACCCCTGCGCAAGCAGGAGCTatgtgcaccgggctgcccttttttatATTTGATTATTGTATAGCGCAAAATATTATTGAATATATGTAGCATAATAGTTTtcccatgcatggttgcatgttggGGTGCGTCTTTTGCCATGAATGGCTGCGTATTGAGGTTGGTCTTTtcccatgcatggttgcatgttgaggtgCGTCTTTTGTCATGAATGGCTGCGTGTTGAGGTTGGTCTTTTCCCATGCATGGTTGCATGCTGAGGTGGGTCTTTTGCCATGAatggttgcatgttgaggtgggtcTTTTGCCATGAatggttgcatgttgaggtgggtcTTTTCCATGCATGATTGCATGTTGAGGTGGATGTTTTTTGCATGTTGAGTGAAATAGGTTAGTGGGGAACACAATTTCGTTACATACGATTTGGTGGGTGTTCTTGAGAAAAAATAATCGAAATGGAGAGGATTTGTATGTTGATGAATCGTTCATAATGCCGTGATCACGTGGGCACGTTAAATGAAAGAAATGAGGATGGTTAATGTATTTGTATTCCTTTAATACACAACATCCACGTTCTTTGCATGTTATGCATTGAAATAGTGGCTCTTTGATGTCCATTTTGTCATAATTGTAGTTTGCATGCTAATATCAAAACCATATACTCCATCCttccctaaatataagtcttttttaaagATTTCAGTacgaactacatatggatgtatatagacatattttacaatgtagattcactcattttgctccgtatatagtccgtattggaatatctaaaaagacttatatttgggaacggagggagtacatattttgcATGGTTTATAGAGTACAAGAATAGGCTCCTATTAGTAGTTCCCCTAGCCATGTTCTTGAGCTATTCACCTCTAATAATCTGGAACCTGAAATTACACTAGAATTCTGGGTCTCCAGAGTAAGAAAAAACTGGACTCGAAAAAATTCTGATGCTTTgacagtactccctccgtaaagaaatataagagcgtttagatcactctttattgatctaaacgctcttatatttctttacagagggagtataatacAATGCGACATCATAATTTGTTTTCACTTCATCACCTGAGTATAAGTATCCAATAGGTAGTACTAATGCTCGAGTAATTTTTTCTGTAGACATCCAGCAAGTGTCGTCACTGATATCCAACCTTCAAGAACAGGAAGCAATCCTGAAGCAGTGCATTGAGCAACTTGAAAGTGTTGATGCGGCAAGGATAACCCTGATCAGTAACCTAAAAGAAGCCCTTAGTGAAGAGGTCCTTAGAACCTTTTTTATCATCTTTGAAATGTTCTATCCTGATTGTTTATGCATACCATCTAGCTTGCAAACAAAGCTTTATATTCTTTCTTTTTTGTATGTAGGAAAAAAAGTCGGAGCTTCTTCGCAATCAGTTGCAAGTAAGTAATATTCTCATACCCACTACATGGTATCATCCTTTTTCATCTGTCATGAACTCTTGATCTGGCCTGGGAGATCACATCCGCGGTCATTATTTTTTTCTGATGGCTTTTGCTCTTATTGCTCAACTAGAAGTGAAAGTTCGCCAGGGAAACACATGATTGTGTTGTGCATTTTATTGGATTCATCAGCGTCCTCATTATGGTTCCTGTTTGCCTTGTGCCGGCCATATTTGTCCATCTTGCGATGATTTGGCCACCATTATAGAAACTTGATGCTTGTTAAGAGCCCCATGATATGTAGGCATAGCTAGGATTTTGCCGTGTCATTGACATTCTGTTGAAGTTTGCAGATTTTTGGGTAAGTATTGAGTAGTGTAATAACTGTTAAAGAAAGAAAACAATATAAGAAGCACGTGTATATGCAAAGAGAATCCTATGACATAGTTGTGTTTGCAAGGAGAATCctctctaagagcatctctagcagatcccctATCCTAAAAGTTCAAAACGCATCCCATTTCCTTATAGTTTTTAGGGGATTAAAGTTTGATTCATCTAGCAGATCCCCTAAAACTTAATCCCCCATATTTATATTTGGCTCACACAATTCATCAAATGCCTACACTACATACACACACTCAGCTCTAGTACCCTCTTTTTTCGGATGCCTCTTTTTCTTGACAGAATCTGGTATACCCTGATTGACAATCGAACTCTCCTGCAAATACTTCACATGCTCTGAAATACTTGGAGCCCGTTCGGATCTTCTCCAGCTTCACGGAATAGCTAGCTTCCTGAGAAGCCAGCCGCCGCCAGCTTCCGAAGGGAGAAAGATGCGTTCGGCAGCACCGAGCAGCTCTTCTCGGTCAGAATGGGCTGACAGCCCAGAAAGCGAGCCCAAGGCCCAGTTTGGTGGCTCATCACGAGAGGAAACTGTACGAGGAAAAGAAAATGTTTCGCGGATGCCACTTCGGAAGGGCATCCCAACGTAATTTAAAGCAACTTCCCCTTCTCGTTTACGCGAAGCTGCGCTTCGGCTGCTCCAGAAATTTGCACTGTGGGTCGTTCGTTCTCCAGAAGCGTGATTCTTGGAGCTGTCCCGTTCGGGTGGCTTCTCGCTGGCTTCTCGGGAAGCTGGATCATGGAGGAGATCCGAACGGGGCCTTGGTACCATTGAACTGCACATTATGAACAAAATTCTCATTTGAGAAGTCAGCTGCAACGGTTGCTTCTCAAAGTATGAACAGCAGCCACGATGTATTCAGTATCCAACTGCAACCCATTTGTCGCTTCAGCAACTTGCAGCTCATGCTGCTTGTGTGACAATGTCGCCACAATCCGGTTTGTCAGCTCTTGAGACGCATTACAATGGCGCCGCAATCCGGAGCATCCCGAATCTACACTGCGGGCTCCTCCTCAGCAGGCTCATCCGTCATACACGAGGAGTCTGCCGACCAGGCCTCAACGCCGCCATAAGTAGCCTCCGCTTCAACATCACGCCCCTCGTCGTCCTCGACATCCTCGTCAATATTGGCGCTCTTCCGCTTCCTGGCGTAGTGCTCCTCAAAGAAGGCCTTCCGTGCGATGGATCCGGGGTGTGACTGCCCCGCCGCCTCCTCGAGGTACCAGTTGTGTTCGAACGCTGACTGTCGCCCCCAAGCGAGTGGCTTGGACAGGAACTGGGTCGTCGAGGAGCGCCTCGTAGGAGCCGTGCAGGCGTGCGTCTGCGGGGAGGCTGTTGTCGGCGGCGAAGAGGCGTGCATTGGCCTCAGAGCGGTGGCCACGGCGCAGGCTGGTGCGGCGAGCAGCATGGCTTGTGCGAGCTTGTGCGTGATGAAGCCCATGATGGCGAAGCACACCAGACGCGGTGGCTCCTGTGGCTGTTCAATAAGTGCGGCGGCGCTGGAGCCAAATTCTCCGCCGTCGGCGGGATTCTGGTGTCAGCGAGGgtggctggagggggaggggtcccaTTTTCTCGGTCATCGGGGCGGCGGACAGCCGGCGGTGTGGGTTCCGGTGGTGGCGGTGTGGTCGGACGGGAGCCGAGCGTATCCCCTGTTTATTCTGAGAGTTGCCCTCGTTGGACTAAACATAGTCCAGAGGGTGTCCTTTTCAAGGGATGTTTCCTTATAATTATATAAGGAGTTATACGTTTAGGGGATCTGCCAAGGTAGGGGTAAATTCTGTAAACNNNNNNNNNNNNNNNNNNNNNNNNNNNNNNNNNNNNNNNNNNNNNNNNNNNNNNNNNNNNNNNNNNNNNNNNNNNNNNNNNNNNNNNNNNNNNNNNNNNNNNNNNNNNNNNNNNNNNNNNNNNNNNNNNNNNNNNNNNNNNNNNNNNNNNNNNNNNNNNNNNNNNNNNNNNNNNNNNNNNNNNNNNNNNNNNNNNNNNNNNNNNNNNNNNNNNNNNNNNNNNNNNNNNNNNNNNNNNNNNNNNNNNNNNNNNNNNNNNNNNNNNNNNNNNNNNNNNNNNNNNNNNNNAGTttagtataaagttagtacaaagttgggtcatctattttggaacggagggagtagcttttaagGGATCTGGCAGAGTCCCTCTAACAGGGTAGGTAACAACTACTGAATCTGCAGTACGGTTCTGCTTTGCACTGGAAGCTAGTAAGCTAGCCATGGTCTGATTGGGAAGTGGGTAAATGTTGACTGACATGTTTTAACTACCCACTTCAAGCACAAATCTGCCTCTTAtggtttgcaagctcccattgccaGGAGGCTTTTTCATTACAGCAAGCCACCTCCCGCTTAGACTGCTTCGGATTACATGTTCTTATGAGTTGTGAAGCTAACCAGCTTGCATTAGACAGTTTGGGAGCTCTCTTGGGAGGGATATGTTTACATGTTCAGAACCCAAACAGGCTTTTTCAATACAGCAAGTCACCTCCCGCTTAGACTGCTTCAGGTTACATGTTCTTATGAGTTGTGAAGCTAACCAGCTTGCATTAGACAGTTTGGGGGCTATCTTGGGAGGGATATGTTTGCATGTTCAGAACCCAAACATGTAGGTTCTCTGCATATCTAGTATCAATTTCTGGTCACTTGTTACTGTAGTTTTTGTATGAGGTTACAATTAACTTTCTTCAACATTGCTATCTACCATCTCAGTTTGCACTATTTTTGTCTGTCTCTGTAGTGTCCGTTTTAGGAGTTATTTAAGAAATTACTTAAGTGATTTGCAGCTAATTGGATTTAATTGACACAGGTTGGTCGAGCAGAGGCTGAACATGCCGCGCAACTAAGACAACGATTTGGTGGTGCCCATGCCACTAATGGGGCATGGTCTAGTTCTAGTACGCTCATGACCACAATTCCGTCAGAGCAGACTGCTGCGATGATGCAGAATGCAGCAATAAGCCCAATAACTCCCCAGTTTCAACCACCACATCCAGCAATCCTGCTTTCCGCCACAGCCACTGCTGCAGATGATGAGCCCAAGAAAACGGCAGCAGCTATGGCAGATAAACTTGCATCTTTGGCATCTCCGGAGCAGGTGCTCTCCTCCATTTTGGCCTCCCTTGCTGCTGAACAAGCTGCTTCCATGAATGGCGGCTCGCCTTCCATAGAGCTCTCGGAAGGGCCTCCAGGCTTCCAGATACCAAAGAGGCCTAGAATTGAGAATCCTACTCAAACCGGTGATATGGGTGCTCCCCTTTTCTTTGGGCAACTGCCACAGGCTGCCCAGCAGAATGGAGCAGCGCCTACTTCTCTTGGAGGCATGCAGTCATCGATGCAGGCAAATCAAGCACCGGGCGCAtttccaccacctccccctccactGCCACCTATGCTGCCGCCACTTCTGCAGCAATTCAGTCAAAATGGTGGAGGAATGTTCGGAATGGGACCTTTTGGGATGTTGGCCAGCTCTATGCCACCTCCACTGCCGAACATGCTACCTCCAGGTTATCCAAGGCCAAGTggaccgccacctccacctcctctttcACCAGCCCAGAATCAGAGCCAgacccagcagcagcagcagtctccACAGGCACCGCAGCAATCTCCAACATCAACTGGCTTCTTTCCAACACCAGGCATTGGGTTCTTCCCTCCGGTTCAGATGCAGCAATCACCGTCGGTCCAGCGGCAATGATTACATAGCAACTGTCGGGCTTAAAAGGTGTATATTAAGCAATAATTCCAGAGTGTTAGTTGGCAGGTCTGCAGGCAAGCAGGATCATCAATGCTTATGAGTCCGAAAGGTTTGTAGAATAGGTGGGTGTTTTGTGTGATGTATAACTGGTAACTTTTCCGTTTTGGTATGAGGAGGTTCATCATATGAAGTGGTTAAGACTCTTCGTTGATCTGTAGCTCCTTAATTGGTTCTGAGGCAAACAAATGCTGCTGCTTGAAGAGTTGCCCAAACAGTGGAACATTGGGCTCCTCAACGTGAGAACTTACCAGTGGCTTTGGAACACATGTTATAGACTTATAGTCTCATAGATCATGTTTTGTTTAATTTTAAATCATTTAGACTAACATTTGTTTACATTTATTTATTGATTTAAATATAGTGTTTCGTTTAATATGTTGTTTCTTTTGCAAGTTTGCTGTTTTTCATTGGGTTGGTTCTTTCTGAGTGACAGTTGGGATGTGCTGTCAATTCAGAGTAACGAGTGATGATCCAGGACCAAGAGGGTTGAAATTAGCAGAAGTGGAGCTGGTTTAGAATAAGAGTGGTAATTCAAGAGAGGTTAAATCAACAAAATTGGAGGCAAGGAAATCCATCAAAACAGTTTCATTGAACAGCAGAACTCATATCTAGTTAGTATCTATACAAAAAAAATAGTCTATACACAAAAAATAGTCTCCAACTACTACTCCTGTGAGTGCTAGGTAATTAAGAGAGGGAACCAAGAGGCTGCTTGCCTGCTAGCTAGCTGATGACCAACCAACTAATTATTCCTGGGATTTGCATTTGATCTCCCCACAGGCGGCAGCGGCTTCACGCCGGCGTTGAACTCCACGCTCGGCTTCGCGTTAGCCGCCGCGGCCGCGTGACGGGCGCCATTGACGTCGAAGGAGATTGTGGCCGTGGCGCCGCCTGGCTGCTGCTGCAGCAGCAGCCTCCTAGCGGCcgtgggtcgacggcggcgactctGCGAGGACGCTTGTCGCTGTGCAGCGGCAGTGCCGCCGTCGTTGTCGAGAGGCGAGGTGGTCGTCGGCGCTGCTGCGGCTTTAGACCccgggaggaggagctggaggaCGAAGATGGTGGAGAGAAGGAGGAGGAGCACTCTGCGCTGAGCCATCATCATGACCtaggaggtggagtctggagagaTCGGAGTGGCGTGCCTCTTTATGCGTTGGTGCTCACACTCTCGCTAGCTACTTGGCGGGAAGGAACATGCAGAGAACATGCACGCGCTTCTCCCTTCTTCGTTTCTTTTCTTGGCCGTGGATGATGGGATGGAGGAGTCATGAGGCAGGCATAGCATATAGGAACGTGTCGCCACGAGATCTGAATCCCGTTTCTCGAATAAAATCTCGTGGAAACTAGCTACTGTAGGTAGCTTCGGATGGGTTTGGGGACGATCCAAATGTAAGTTACCCGTGACCAATTCTCTCTTTGGTTCCTATATCTCGCCCGACCCACTTCCGCGAGCGGCAGGGGCCACCCCcctcctccccccctccccccgcgtTGGGCAAAGCCTGGCAGGCATAGGCGGCGTCGGTCCCTTGGGGCGGGCTGTCACGGGATGACCTCCTCATGCGGTTGCGCGACGCCGATAGCGGCGGCGTGGTGCGCTGCTGCATGGTGCGTCTCCGGCGGATGCGTACTCTACGGGCGTTGTTCCTTGCTGGGATGGTGTAGGGGTGGCGCGGATGACACCAACGGATCTGATGGTCCGTTAGGTGGCCATGTGTGGTGAGCACGGGCCGAGTCTGGTGGTTGGCATGAGATCCGATGGCCGACGACCTGTGGTGGTGCTTTGGTCCCTTCTCGCGGGCATGGAGGCGGGGTTAGGGGGTGGTTCGTGATGGCCTTTGGTTAGGCGAAGGGAACGGGGCTTTATTGAGGAGTCGATGGGGGGCAGGGCGCCAGAAGCTGCTCGGTGGCTAGAGTTGTCAGCTGCCATGAGCAGCCCCCGCCTGATGTGGAGGCATCTGCCTTTTTGGGGTGCGGTTGCTGGCAGTGTGCCGGCGACGTGGGTTTGTCGTCAGGGCAGGAGTTtgacgtggtcctcctgcccggggttggttgtgttggaaatatgccctagaggcaataataaaatggttattattatatttccttgttcatgataattgtctattgttcatgctataattgtattgaccggaaaccgtaatacatgtgtgaatacatagatcacaacatgtccctagtgagcctttagttgactagctcgttgatcaacagatggtcatggttttctgactatggacattggatgtcattgataacgggatcacatcattaggagaatgatgtgatggacaagacccaatcctaagcataacacaagaccgtgtagttcgtttgctaaagcttttctaatgtcaagtatcatttccttagaccatgagattgtgtaactctcagataccgtaggagtgctttgggtgtaccaaacatcacaacgtaactgggtggctataaaggtgcattacaggtatctccgaaagtgtctattgggttggcacgaatcgagactgggatttgtcactccgtatgacggagaggtatctctgggcccactcggtaaagcatcatcataatgagctcaatgtgactaagtagttactcacgggatcatgcattacagaacgagtaaagtgacttgccggtaacgagattgaacgaggtactgggataccgacgatcgaatctcgggcaagtaacgtaatgattgacaaagggaattatatacgggattgcttgaatcctcgacatcgtggttcatccgatgagatcatcgtggaacatgtgggagccaacatgggtatccagatcctgctgttggttattggccggagagatgtctcggtcatgtctgcatgattcccgaactcgtagggtctacgcacttaaggttcggtgacgctagagttgttatgggaaatagtatgtggttagcgaatgttgttcggagtcctggatgagatcccggacgtcacgaggagttccggaatggtccggaggtgaagatttatatatggaaagtcatcatacggtcaccggaagtattcacgggtttgccggtattgtaccgggaccatcgaaggggttccgggggtccatcgggagggtccacctgccccggagggccctatgggctgtatgtggaagggaaccagcccctaagtgggctgggcgccattcccccctagggcccatgcgcctagggtttgggggaaacccNNNNNNNNNNNNNNNNNNNNNNNNNNNNNNNNNNNNNNNNNNNNNNNNNNNNNNNNNNNNNNNNNNNNNNNNNNNNNNNNNNNNNNNNNNNNNNNNNNNNNNNNNNNNNNNNNNNNNNNNNNNNNNNNNNNNNNNNNNNNNNNNNNNNNNNNNNNNNNNNNNNNNNNNNNNNNNNNNNNNNNNNNNNNNNNNNNNNNNNNNNNNNNNNNNNNNNNNNNNNNNNNNNNNNNNNNNNNNNNNNNNNNNNNNNNNNNNNNNNNNNNNNNNNNNNNNNNNNNNNNNNNNNNNNNNNNNNNNNNNNNNNNNNNNNNNNNNNNNgccgcccccctctagatctcatctagaggggctggcccccttcccccttcgccctataaatagaggggaggagggagggcagcacctcatccaaggcgcaaccctccccctctccaacaccccctcctccttcgttgagcttggcgaagccctgccggagaaccgctgctccttcaccaccacgccgtcgtgctgccggagttcttccccaacttctccttcccccttgctggatcaagaaggaggagacgtccccgtgctgcacgtgtgttgaacgcggaggcgccgttgttcggcgcttagatcggaatcaaccgcgatctgaatcgctgcgagtacgacttcttcatccgcgttcttgcaacgcttccgtttcacgatcttcaagggtatgaagatgcactcccctctctctcgttgctagtctctccatagattgatcttggtgatgcgtagaaattttttaatttctgcaacgatccca
Above is a window of Triticum dicoccoides isolate Atlit2015 ecotype Zavitan chromosome 5B, WEW_v2.0, whole genome shotgun sequence DNA encoding:
- the LOC119308400 gene encoding splicing factor 1-like, with the protein product MAAAKADAKAEPTGGGGGGGGGSFTEERLSEKLNKLSSSAASIQTLSNWCIFHRKRARRVVDTWQRQFNNATTDKKVSFLYLSNDILQNSKRKGGEFVNEFWRILPGLLKDFYENGGQDGKKVVARLIGIWDERKVFGTRSESLKDILGDNPPPLNNNSTTSNPTSKPSSVSKSSQRDTGPIIKKLTVSGMPEKIITAYQSVLDQYFDEDTALNKCKITVSVLEKMNKDVDEACTNDIQQVSSLISNLQEQEAILKQCIEQLESVDAARITLISNLKEALSEEEKKSELLRNQLQVGRAEAEHAAQLRQRFGGAHATNGAWSSSSTLMTTIPSEQTAAMMQNAAISPITPQFQPPHPAILLSATATAADDEPKKTAAAMADKLASLASPEQVLSSILASLAAEQAASMNGGSPSIELSEGPPGFQIPKRPRIENPTQTGDMGAPLFFGQLPQAAQQNGAAPTSLGGMQSSMQANQAPGAFPPPPPPLPPMLPPLLQQFSQNGGGMFGMGPFGMLASSMPPPLPNMLPPGYPRPSGPPPPPPLSPAQNQSQTQQQQQSPQAPQQSPTSTGFFPTPGIGFFPPVQMQQSPSVQRQ